From Cannabis sativa cultivar Pink pepper isolate KNU-18-1 chromosome 8, ASM2916894v1, whole genome shotgun sequence, a single genomic window includes:
- the LOC133030409 gene encoding uncharacterized protein LOC133030409 translates to MKIISWNARGLGNPRAFRRLRLLVQEQIPHVLFLMETKVLVNSLSRFKQSLNFNNGLEVPRVGLKGGIMLLWKDDVNVTLLSMNTNHFDCYLLFDNGPRWHFSAVYGFPESENKKLTWALIKRLADVAPQDPWLLVGDLNEIFSNEHKNGGPLRNEAHMRDFRTTMDKCFLNELPYTGEDYTWAKNKKNNAALKERLDWCLINNVWKDHLPLPTITHLDYFGSDHRAISVDVLLNDQYSTQDTNKRRSRFRFEQIWLKEPDCTDIISANWFVADGMDPSQNLKTCLDQCAVNLQQWHVKKFGSMKKDIKKAQKTVTILNNSAATDSAHCQKVVSAEMILDELLATEEQYWKQRSRIDWMKSGDRNTKFFHAKASARKSNNSIKQLQDANGTMVANKDGICNIVTSYFQELFTAADEDHWALSHVLSTIPTTITSAHNDFLLQEFRSDEVFQALKTMGSDKSPGIDGMSAMFYQHNWNIVGDLVSKVVLDVLNNGSTPEAFNQTLITLIPKIKKPTSMKDFRPISLCNVVYKLVSKMLALRLKEVLPCVISETQSAFLPSRQITDNILVAFELIHSIKHRKRGSKGFAALKLDMSKAFDRVEWSYLAAVMGKMGFNIRWITLVMNCLHSNTFSFIINGSVTGSVIPQRGLRQGDPLSPYLFLICSEGLSRLLQYEEAVGRLKGLAISRSAPTVSHLLFADDSLLFCQANDRSCGAIKRALDIYHRASGQLLNEDKSVMSFSPNTPQNVKNSFSQILGMPISECHEKYLGLPAYSEQNKSQLFSEIKDRIWKLLHAWNDKLFSIGGKEVLLKAVVQSIPTYAMSCFKLSAKFCKELDAMMAQFWWGSTHDKKRTHWKKWKFLCTSKMEGGMGFRSYVHFNQALLAKQAWRILQNPDSLLARVLKARYFRTHDFLTASSAGVSSLTWQGICFGKELLIKGLRLHVGNGMHIRCGSDPWIPAQTRFTPVFFSGLEGNIVADYISADHQWDIDKLTSDFSALDVENILKIPLSHNAGTDSWVWHYTDAESYTVNSGYHLACSMASQEDSSCSSASSTWWKQFWNLNLPSKVKIFAWRVMHNALPSASNLHHRRIINSSTCSLCTNAWESIGHALFSCKHAKAVWRCSDFSFDFTAASRMFEGDFLIQLSQLHTKSDLEMIICTMWFIWSDRNNIIHQKQHKKPADLLASSKAYYCNFLQQSAITASLKQVDPAVAAHCPWTPPTEGKIKLNVDAAVLSSQNKLGYGALIRDSTGTVLAACSSPANGNFKSKHMEAKALFHALRWANQLNYQVNNVETDSLVLVNAIHASSLSDLSYRDLILDVKNQLSYFPNVCVSHVRRDANQAAHGLAKQALAMDFDSVWIGEIPPPIFSVIVNDSLNL, encoded by the coding sequence ATGAAAATCATTAGTTGGAATGCACGGGGTTTGGGGAACCCGAGGGCATTCCGTCGATTACGTTTGCTTGTTCAAGAGCAAATTCCTCATGTGTTGTTTCTCATGGAAACAAAAGTTCTGGTTAATTCTCTTTCTCGTTTTAAGCAatctttaaattttaataatggaCTTGAAGTCCCTCGTGTTGGATTAAAAGGAGGAATTATGTTGTTGTGGAAAGATGATGTAAATGTAACCCTTCTTTCAATGAATACAAATCACTTTGATTGTTACTTGTTGTTTGACAATGGACCAAGATGGCATTTTTCTGCGGTTTATGGTTTTCCTGAATctgaaaataaaaaactgaCTTGGGCACTTATTAAGAGACTTGCGGATGTCGCTCCACAAGATCCTTGGTTGTTAGTTGGAGATCTcaatgaaattttttcaaatgagCATAAAAATGGTGGACCGTTGAGGAATGAAGCTCATATGAGAGACTTTCGTACAACAATGGACAAATGTTTTTTAAATGAATTACCATATACTGGGGAGGATTATACATGGgccaaaaacaagaaaaataatgcTGCTTTAAAGGAGAGACTCGATtggtgtctaattaataatgtgTGGAAGGATCATCTTCCACTTCCAACTATCACTCATTTAGATTACTTTGGGTCAGACCACAGAGCTATCTCAGTGGATGTTCTCCTCAATGATCAGTACTCAACACAGGACACAAATAAGAGAAGATCAAGGTTTAGATTTGAACAAATATGGTTGAAGGAACCCGACTGTACTGACATTATTTCTGCTAATTGGTTTGTAGCTGATGGCATGGATCCTTCTCAAAATCTAAAGACTTGTTTAGATCAATGTGCTGTTAATCTTCAACAATGGCATGTTAAGAAGTTTGGTAGCATGAAGAAGGACATAAAAAAAGCACAAAAGACAGTAACAATATTGAATAATTCGGCTGCAACTGACTCTGCTCACTGTCAAAAAGTAGTCTCGGCTGAGATGATATTGGATGAGTTATTAGCAACTGAGGAGCAATATTGGAAGCAGCGATCAAGGATTGATTGGATGAAATCTGGTGATCGAAATACAAAGTTTTTTCATGCAAAAGCATCAGCCAGGAAGTCCAACAACTCAATTAAACAATTGCAAGATGCTAATGGAACTATGGTTGCAAATAAGGATGGCATTTGTAATATTGTTACATCATATTTTCAAGAACTTTTCACTGCTGCCGATGAAGACCACTGGGCACTTTCTCATGTCCTTTCAACGATTCCAACAACCATTACATCAGCTCATAATGACTTCCTTCTACAGGAATTTCGAAGTGATGAAGTATTTCAGGCCTTGAAGACAATGGGGAGTGATAAAAGTCCTGGGATTGATGGAATGTCAGCAATGTTTTACCAACATAATTGGAATATAGTTGGTGATTTGGTTTCAAAAGTGGTTCTTGATGTGTTGAACAATGGTTCTACCCCAGAGGCTTTTAATCAAACTTTGATCACCTTGATTCCTAAGATCAAAAAGCCCACTTCAATGAAGGATTTTAGACCTATAAGCTTGTGTAATGTTGTATACAAGTTGGTTTCTAAAATGTTAGCTCTACGTTTGAAGGAGGTTCTACCATGTGTTATTTCAGAAACACAGAGTGCCTTTCTCCCAAGTAGGCAAATTACGGATAATATTCTAGTGGCTTTTGAGCTTATTCACAGTATTAAGCATAGGAAAAGGGGTTCTAAGGGTTTTGCGGCACTTAAATTAGACATGAGTAAGGCGTTTGATCGTGTGGAATGGTCCTATTTAGCTGCTGTAATGGGTAAGATGGGATTTAATATCAGATGGATCACACTCGTTATGAATTGTTTGCATTCTAACACGTTCTCCTTTATAATTAATGGCTCTGTCACTGGTTCTGTTATCCCTCAACGCGGGCTTAGACAAGGGGATCCTCTCTCgccttatttatttttaatctgtTCGGAGGGGCTTTCTCGACTTTTGCAATATGAGGAAGCTGTTGGTCGGCTCAAGGGGTTGGCCATTTCAAGATCTGCTCCAACGGTTTCTCATCTACTCTTTGCTGACGATAGTTTGCTATTCTGTCAAGCAAATGATAGATCTTGTGGTGCCATCAAAAGGGCTTTGGATATTTATCATCGCGCTTCAGGACAACTTTTGAATGAAGATAAATCGGTTATGTCTTTCTCTCCAAATACACCTCAAAATGTGAAAAACTCTTTTTCTCAAATATTAGGTATGCCTATTAgtgagtgtcatgaaaaatacttGGGCCTTCCTGCTTATTCTGAGCAAAATAAGAGTCAATTATTCTCTGAGATTAAAGATCGTATTTGGAAATTGTTACATGCTTGGAATGATAAGCTTTTCTCAATTGGAGGAAAAGAAGTATTGCTCAAAGCTGTAGTTCAATCGATACCTACTTATGCTATGAGCTGTTTCAAATTATCAGCTAAGTTTTGTAAAGAGTTAGATGCTATGATGGCTCAGTTTTGGTGGGGTTCAACTCATGATAAGAAACGAACTCATTGGAAAAAATGGAAATTTCTTTGTACATCAAAAATGGAAGGGGGAATGGGATTTCGTTCTTATGTACACTTCAATCAAGCTTTGCTAGCTAAGCAAGCTTGGCGTATTCTACAAAATCCTGATTCTCTTCTTGCTCGGGTTTTAAAGGCAAGGTACTTCAGAACTCATGACTTCTTGACAGCCTCCTCGGCTGGGGTATCATCTCTCACTTGGCAAGGTATTTGTTTTGGCAAAGAATTACTGATTAAAGGTTTAAGACTCCATGTTGGAAATGGTATGCACATTAGATGTGGAAGTGATCCTTGGATACCTGCTCAAACTCGTTTCACACCAGTTTTTTTCTCTGGTTTGGAGGGTAATATAGTGGCTGACTATATTTCTGCTGATCACCAGTGGGATATTGATAAACTAACATCTGATTTTTCAGCACTTGATGTGGAAAATATACTCAAAATCCCTCTTTCACACAATGCTGGTACTGATTCTTGGGTGTGGCACTATACGGATGCTGAGTCTTACACAGTAAATTCAGGATATCATTTGGCCTGTTCTATGGCTTCTCAGGAAGATTCATCTTGTTCAAGTGCCTCTTCTACTTGGTGGAAGCAATTTTGGAATTTGAATTTGCCTTCAAAAGTCAAAATTTTTGCGTGGAGGGTGATGCACAATGCTTTACCTTCTGCATCAAACTTGCATCACAGGAGAATAATCAATTCTAGCACTTGCAGTTTATGCACAAATGCGTGGGAATCGAtagggcatgctttgtttaGTTGTAAGCATGCTAAAGCAGTTTGGAGGTGCTCAgatttttcatttgattttaCTGCTGCTAGCCGAATGTTTGAGGGCGACTTTCTAATCCAACTGTCTCAATTACATACCAAATCTGATCTTGAAATGATTATATGCACTATGTGGTTTATTTGGTCGGACAGGAATAATATTATTCACCAAAAGCAACACAAGAAACCAGCTGATCTTTTGGCAAGTTCGAAGGCTTATTACTGCAATTTTCTGCAGCAAAGTGCCATTACTGCCTCCTTGAAGCAGGTTGATCCTGCAGTTGCTGCACATTGCCCTTGGACACCACCAACAGAGGGGAAGATTAAACTAAATGTAGATGCAGCTGTTCTTTCTTCTCAAAATAAATTGGGTTACGGGGCTTTAATTCGAGACTCTACAGGGACTGTTTTGGCTGCTTGTTCCTCACCAGCGAATGGCAATTTCAAGTCAAAACATATGGAGGCCAAGGCTTTATTTCATGCATTAcgatgggcaaatcaacttaattatcaaGTGAACAATGTAGAAACAGATTCCTTGGTGCTGGTTAATGCCATCCATGCCTCTTCATTGAGTGATTTGTCTTATCGTGACTTAATTCTCGATGTTAAAAATCAATTATCCTACTTCCCTAATGTTTGTGTATCTCATGTTCGTAGAGATGCAAACCAAGCTGCTCACGGTTTGGCTAAACAAGCTTTAGCGATGGATTTTGATTCTGTTTGGATAGGAGAGATTCCTCCTCCTATATTTTCTGTTATTGTAAATGACTCTTTGAATTTATAA
- the LOC133030159 gene encoding elongation factor 1-delta-like, translating to MAVTFYDLGSAAGLKKLDEYLLSRSYISGYQASKDDITVHAAISKAPSEDYVNVSRWYNHIEALLRISGVAGDGAGVVVEGFAPITEEAVATPPAGDSKASAAEDDDDDIDLFGEETEEEKKASEERAASMKASTKKKESGKSSVLLDVKPWDDETDMKKLEEAVRSVEMEGLFWGASKLVAVGYGIKKLQIMLTIVDDLVSVDSLIEERLTVEPINEYVQSCDIVAFNKI from the exons ATGGCAGTCACATTCTACGACCTTGGCTCTGCTGCTGGCCTAAAGAAACTTGATGAGTACCTTTTAAGTCGCAGTTACATTTCTGG GTATCAGGCTTCCAAGGATGATATCACTGTTCATGCTGCTATTTCAAAAGCTCCATCAGAGGACTACGTGAATGTGTCTCGTTGGTACAACCATATTGAGGCTCTTTTGAGGATCTC TGGTGTGGCTGGTGATGGTGCCGGTGTCGTTGTGGAGGGATTTGCTCCCATCACTGAGGAGGCAGTTGCTACCCCACCAGCAGGTGACTCGAAG GCATCTGCTGCTGAGGACGACGATGATGATATTGATTTGTTCGGAGAAGAAACCGAAGAGGAGAAGAAGGCTTCTGAAGAGCGTGCAGCCTCCATGAAGGCATCGACAAAAAAGAAAGAGT CCGGAAAGTCATCAGTTCTGTTGGATGTGAAGCCATGGGACGATGAGACAGACATGAAAAAGCTTGAAGAGGCAGTTAGAAGTGTCGAGATGGAGGGTTTATTTTGGGGAGCAT CCAAACTTGTAGCTGTTGGGTATGGTATCAAGAAATTGCAGATAATGCTCACCATTGTGGACGATCTGGTCTCTGTTGACTCGCTCATTGAGGAACGTCTTACCGTTGAACCAATTAATGAGTATGTCCAGAGTTGTGATATTGTGGCCTTCAACAAAATAT GA
- the LOC133030410 gene encoding vegetative cell wall protein gp1-like, which translates to MRKFNSSLMVVTLLLSISSLAFSQCHVTFRDLQPCLPQRANDVTTHYVVTPQCCITILNMVNCSNSIKSAQWLPNFRKQCQNLGTTPPTTPRIPSPSVSVPPSPSVSMPPPSLDTPAPMPSPPPSSSVSKPHPAPSVTVSPPPSPSVSIPHPAPSMPVSPPPSPSVSIPHPTPSMPVSPPPSPSVSIPHPAPSMPVSPPPSVSIPPPAPSVTVSPPPPPSPSMSIPHPTPSMPVSPPPSPSVSIPPPTPSVPVSPTSSPSVSMPPPSSDTTSPPPSVSVPPPLFHAASPSPPTEPTVLMPPTPSVAMPSPTAPSPPTKPIVSPVPSSPSVSPHPTTPSSPPPVLGSSPKLSSPPTVPPSPPSSKTPNPSPKHHHHHHHHHHQVPSPPSSKRDDKKITCISAIIQAKTICRPEAISGFFHNKIEIGQDCCEAINKLDKLCFNHPSHRFGYGYPYFVRQYCARHY; encoded by the coding sequence atgaggAAGTTCAATTCAAGTTTGATGGTAGTTACTTTACTATTATCAATTTCTTCTTTAGCCTTCAGTCAATGTCATGTAACCTTTCGAGATTTACAACCATGCCTTCCACAAAGAGCTAATGATGTTACAACACACTATGTTGTTACACCACAATGCTGCATTACCATTCTTAATATGGTTAATTGTTCTAATAGCATCAAGTCTGCACAATGGCTACCTAACTTTAGAAAACAATGTCAAAACCTTGGTACTACTCCCCCAACCACTCCTCGTATTCCATCACCATCGGTGTCAGTGCCACCATCACCATCGGTATCTATGCCTCCTCCATCATTGGATACTCCAGCACCAATGCCATCACCACCACCATCATCGTCAGTGTCTAAACCTCATCCAGCACCATCGGTGACAGTGTCACCACCACCATCACCGTCAGTGTCTATACCTCATCCAGCACCATCGATGCCAGTGTCACCACCACCATCACCGTCAGTGTCTATACCTCATCCAACACCATCGATGCCAGTGTCACCACCACCATCACCGTCAGTGTCTATACCTCATCCAGCACCATCAATGCCAGTGTCACCACCACCGTCAGTGTCTATACCTCCTCCAGCACCATCGGTGACAGtgtcaccaccaccaccaccatcaccGTCAATGTCTATACCTCATCCAACACCATCGATGCCAGTGTCACCACCACCATCACCATCAGTGTCTATACCTCCTCCAACACCATCAGTGCCAGTGTCTCCAACATCATCACCATCAGTATCTATGCCTCCCCCATCGTCAGATACTACATCACCACCACCATCGGTGTCTGTACCTCCCCCATTATTCCATGCTGCATCACCATCGCCTCCAACAGAACCAACAGTACTTATGCCTCCAACACCATCAGTAGCTATGCCTTCCCCTACAGCACCATCACCTCCAACAAAACCAATAGTGTCTCCAGTACCATCATCACCATCAGTATCGCCTCATCCAACAACACCATCATCACCACCACCGGTGCTTGGGTCATCACCAAAGTTATCATCCCCACCAACAGTGCCTCCCTCACCACCATCATCAAAAACTCCAAACCCATCTCCCAAACATCACCATCACCATCACCATCATCACCACCAAGTACCGTCACCACCTTCTTCGAAAAGAGATGATAAGAAGATTACTTGTATTTCAGcaataattcaagcaaaaacaaTTTGTAGGCCAGAAGCTATTTCAGGTTTTTTCCACAACAAAATTGAAATTGGTCAAGATTGTTGTGAGGCCATCAACAAACTCGACAAGCTTTGTTTCAACCATCCTAGCCATCGTTTTGGTTACGGCTATCCATATTTCGTCAGACAATATTGTGCACGACACTATTAG